Proteins encoded by one window of Balearica regulorum gibbericeps isolate bBalReg1 chromosome 21, bBalReg1.pri, whole genome shotgun sequence:
- the SCNN1D gene encoding epithelial sodium channel subunit delta — protein MEQEMAREEEKKEGLIEFYDSFKDMFEFFCKNTTIHGTIRLVCSDSNRMKTAFWTLLLLASFGMLYWQFALMFSQYWAYPVVLTMSMHSEPKMFPAITICNLDPYRFELVSEHLVQLDRMAEESITFLYGINTSASLFHMNEKNIHIKDFSNIGNLSRSSFKLSQNFSLLRMSDHSNRSGKKHSSVGFRLCNATGGNCFYKTYSSGMDAILEWYRFHYVNIMSQLPVIINISDHEEQIEDMVYSCQYDGEPCRPSDYVHFHHPVFGSCYTFNSKGTDPFWTATKPGIPYGLSLILRAEQKDHIPLLSTVAGVKVMIHNHNQTPFLEHEGFDIRPGIATTIGIQQDEVNRLGGNYGKCTTNGNDVNVKLLYNNSYTLQACLHSCFQHIMVQKCGCGYYYYPLPPGAEYCNYNKQPAWGHCFYQLYNRLRNHHLNCFDQCPKPCRESLYKVSAGTAKWPSSKSQDWIRQALRHQNGYNSTSNRKDIAKVTIFYQQLNYQSVNESPLLSENLLLSSMGSQWSLWFGSSVLSVVEMFELLVDTLVLSLLFCYQRLRSKKTLKVAHTPTIPSVSLTLENYRVVQEEAGKGDDSAHIHPSGVTIAMDNNSDLHLHPLSSKVEMRELCPDVVLNGFRYTKDSSLEGEPNS, from the exons ATGGAGCAGGAAATGgcaagagaagaagaaaagaaagaaggcttGATTGAGTTTTACGATTCCTTCAAGGATATGTTTGAGTTCTTCTGTAAGAACACAACAATCCATGGCACCATTCGCCTTGTTTGCTCAGACAGCAACAggatgaaaacagctttttggaCTCTGCTTTTGCTTGCCAGCTTTGGCATGTTATACTGGCAGTTTGCACTTATGTTCAGCCAGTACTGGGCCTACCCTGTTGTCCTGACCATGTCAATGCATTCCGAACCCAAGATGTTTCCAGCAATTACCATCTGCAATCTGGACCCATACAG ATTTGAACTGGTTAGTGAACATTTGGTTCAATTGGATCGCATGGCAGAGGAATCTATCACTTTTTTGTACGGCATCAACACGTCAGCCAGCTTATTCCAcatgaatgagaaaaacatcCACATAAAAGACTTTTCAAACATAGGCAATCTCAGCAGATCCAGCTTCAAGCTGAGCCAAAACTTCTCGCTCCTGAGAATGTCTGACCACAGTAACAGGTCAGGGAAGAAGcactccagcgtgggcttcaGGCTG tgcAATGCCACAGGTGGGAATTGCTTCTACAAGACCTATTCATCTGGGATGGATGCAATTCTCGAATGGTACAGGTTTCACTACGTGAATATCATGTCCCAGTTACCAGTTATAATCAACATTTCTGATCATGAGGAGCAAATAGAAGATATGGTCTACTCCTGTCAGTATGATGGGGAGCCCTGCAGACCCAG TGACTATGTTCACTTTCACCACCCAGTCTTTGGAAGCTGCTATACTTTTAACAGCAAGGGAACGGACCCTTTTTGGACAGctacaaaaccaggaattcCTTACG GACTTTCCCTTAtcctgagagcagagcagaaggaccACATCCCACTCTTGTCTACAGTAGCAGGTGTGAAAGTGATGATACACAACCACAATCAGACACCATTCCTTGAGCATGAAGGCTTTGACATCAGACCAGGCATTGCAACTACCATTGGCATTCAGCAG GATGAGGTGAATCGCCTGGGTGGCAATTATGGGAAATGCACGACTAATGGCAATGATGTGAATGTTAAACTCCTGTACAACAACTCCTACACCCTGCAG GCTTGTTTGCattcctgcttccagcacaTAATGGTTCAAAAATGTGGCTGTGGCTATTACTACTACCCGCTGCCTCCCGGTGCTGAGTACTGTAACTACAATAAGCAGCCTGCGTGGG GTCACTGCTTTTACCAGCTGTACAACAGGCTCAGAAATCATCACCTGAATTGTTTCGACCAGTGCCCCAAGCCTTGCCG GGAATCACTTTACAAGGTGTCTGCTGGGACGGCTAAGTGGCCATCATCGAAATCTCAG GACTGGATCCGCCAAGCTCTGAGGCATCAGAATGGATATAACTCTACCAGCAACAG GAAGGATATTGCCAAGGTGACTATCTTCTACCAGCAACTGAACTACCAGTCTGTGAATGAGTCTCCTTTACTCTCA GAGAATCTGCTTCTGTCCAGCATGGGAAGCCAATGGAGTCTCTGGTTTGGATCCTCAGTGTTGTCTGTAGTTGAAATGTTTGAGCTGCTTGTAGATACACTAGTCTtgtctctcctcttctgctACCAAAGGCTCAGGTCAAAGAAGACGTTGAAAGTAGCTCACACTCCCACCATCCCCAGCGTGAGCTTGACCCTAGAAAACTACCGAGTTGTGCAAGAAGAAGCTGGGAAAGGTGATGATTCTGCTCATATTCACCCTTCTGGAGTGACTATTGCCATGGACAACAACAGTGACCTGCATCTTCACCCACTATCCAGCAAGGTGGAAATGCGAGAGCTTTGCCCAGATGTGGTGCTTAACGGCTTCAGATACACGAAGGACAGCTCTTTGGAAGGGGAACCGAATAGCTGA